Proteins encoded together in one Plasmodium cynomolgi strain B DNA, chromosome 9, whole genome shotgun sequence window:
- a CDS encoding hypothetical protein (putative), producing MMSSELRGEGGCAPGCEQRGEVQLGESRSAEVRNDEGQGGETRSYGVSSLDDGDGDSQMRDVNSMEGVHKRYAKKKKRKKSFFLPFLSEKSTKKKDWRDGNIISIFAFFLVLYIVRKGISNLQEVKEGATDGDRYGENGFTSSGRKGGSSVKPYFSRNGDSENFPFEDDEFIYIPNRKSDNTIRLKNVAGTEIIDNNFLSVYSENMKYLRQTSLNYSLHQRALSTECYVYFRSFLKQAISPHSLTKAIKIDKEYIYPWDVITQEDVEKIIENAKFYAFLFTWFKNHRMAQKVDKRPDIYTHFFKKNDVKEPNFYGIHYTWLGHATGLVVVDGFKILVDPVFKIELLSLKGITRSLINWINVKIMGGLGERITRSPCNISNLPDDLHAVFVSHNHNDHIMEEDVRILCKLKKFQHVLWYVPEGTASFFLREGCKAAKIFELSWGDERWVSCWISHKQFQCKDGIWNSKNAEKQVFKYKIIFAPTLHWSGRKDNLSDINHTLWGSLILKGPKHRFYFSGDTAYLKENFEEFKKIGRLHGPFHLAAIAIGAYEPNNSLKYHHVHPWESVKIWRDIKAETAIGVHWGTFRLSAEEFMQPRDELEAALLGVGLHTLRNSILPFEKRKMEILKKYAIKNDNEEENETDDLEDLKEYFYPPTDENAHEYTDSFHSLFSKNMNLFYSDIDKNYVKHMYQQKKLYASTYNRYKRALFLRNSKKLPKNWKKLLLNLSIRFQTIPIGGSMEVISKGDNTISMTRSTEYNSMQYEHYTFPKWYNEKEKEETLSQNSHSLEDLMDFHIVS from the exons ATGATGTCGAGCGAGCTGAGAGGAGAAGGCGGGTGCGCGCCGGGTTGTGAACAGAGGGGTGAAGTGCAACTCGGAGAATCGCGAAGCGCAGAGGTACGTAACGACGAAGGACAAGGCGGGGAAACTCGATCGTATGGGGTGTCTAGTTTGGACGATGGAGATGGAGATTCCCAAATGAGGGATGTCAACTCCATGGAGGGGGTCCATAAAAGatacgcgaaaaaaaagaaaaggaaaaaatccttttttttgccattcctGAGTGAGAAGTcaacgaagaagaaggactGGCGCGATGGAAATATCATATCgatttttgcgtttttcctAGTGCTGTACATCGTAAGGAAGGGAATTAGCAATCTGCAGGAGGTGAAGGAAGGCGCAACCGATGGGGACCGCTATGGCGAAAACGGTTTTACGAGTAGTGGGAGAAAAGGGGGGTCGTCCGTGAAGCCATACTTCAGCAGAAACGGAGATAGTGAGAATTTCCCCTTTGAGGACGACGAGTTTATTTACATCCCCAACAGGAAGAGCGACAACACAATACGTTTGAAGAATGTCGCAGGAACGGAAATTATAgacaacaattttttaagcgtGTATTCGGAAAACATGAAGTATTTAAGACAAACCAGTTTGAATTATTCCCTTCATCAAAGAGCACTGTCCACAGAATGCTACGTTTATTTCAGGAGCTTTCTAAAGCAAGCCATCTCCCCACATAGCTTAACAAAAGCGATAAAAATCGACAAGGAGTATATTTACCCATGGGATGTCATCACACAAGAagatgtggaaaaaattattgaaaatgcaaaattttaCGCATTTTTATTCACTTGGTTTAAAAATCATCGAATGGCACAGAAGGTAGATAAG AGGCcagatatatatacacatttttttaaaaagaatgacgTGAAGGAACCAAATTTTTATGGTATTCACTACACGTGGTTAGGTCATGCTACCGGATTGGTTGTAGTAGATGGGTTCAAAATATTAGTAGATcccgtttttaaaattgagtTGCTAAGTTTGAAGGGAATAACCAGATCGTTAATAAATTggataaatgtaaaaattatgggAGGGTTAGGAGAAAGGATAACAAGGTCGCCATGTAACATATCGAACCTACCTGATGATTTACATGCAGTGTTCGTTTCGCATAATCATAATGATCACATTATGGAGGAAGACGTTCGAATATTATgcaagttaaaaaaattccagcATGTCTTGTGGTATGTACCAGAAGGTacagctagcttttttttgagaGAAGGTTGTAAGGCAGCCAAAATTTTTGAGCTCTCCTGGGGTGATGAAAGATGGGTTTCTTGCTGGATTTCTCACAAGCAATTTCAATGTAAGGATGGTATTTGGAATagtaaaaatgcagaaaagcAAGTGTTTAAATATAAGATAATTTTTGCTCCTACATTGCACTGGTCAGGTAGGAAGGATAATCTTAGTGATATTAATCACACTCTGTGGGGGTCTTTAATATTGAAGGGTCCAAAGcatcgtttttatttctctggGGACACAGCTTACttgaaagaaaattttgaagagtttaaaaaaatcggacGTTTGCATGGCCCATTCCACTTAGCCGCAATTGCTATTGGAGCGTACGAACCGAATAACTCTTTGAAATATCATCATGTGCATCCTTGGGAATCGGTAAAGATATGGAGGGACATAAAGGCAGAAACGGCCATCGGGGTTCACTGGGGGACGTTCCGATTATCAGCTGAAGAGTTTATGCAACCTAGAGATGAGTTAGAAGCAGCCCTGTTGGGGGTCGGGTTGCACACGTTACGTAATTCGATCCTACCGTtcgagaaaagaaaaatggaaatccTCAAAAAGTATGCCATTAAGAACGacaatgaggaggaaaacGAAACGGATGACTTGGAGGACCTCAAGGAGTATTTTTATCCCCCCACGGATGAAAACGCACATGAGTACACGGACAGTTTTCATTcccttttctccaaaaatatgaatctGTTTTATAGTGACattgataaaaattacgTCAAGCATATGTACCAACAGAAGAAGCTGTATGCATCTACGTACAATAGATACAAGCGAGctctttttttgcgtaaCTCGAAGAAGCTTCCAAAAAACTGGAAGAAATTGCTCCTAAATTTGTCTATACGCTTTCAAACCATCCCTATTGGGGGTTCTATGGAAGTCATTTCGAAGGGGGACAACACCATATCGATGACGAGGTCGACTGAATATAATTCCATGCAGTACGAGCACTACACCTTTCCCAAGTGGTAcaacgaaaaggagaaggaggagacgCTCAGTCAGAACTCCCATTCGCTGGAGGACTTGATGGACTTCCACATAGTCAGTTAG
- a CDS encoding carbohydrate kinase (putative), with protein MEEYSVSADPQLTEVHLNRKLPNETLYRLQQYVVPELSPKDYKGCGGKVCVVGGSEVYSGAPFLSAMSALKLGADLSFVITAQENGIPLKCYSPELIVYPYLCSQKSNINNIPGEELKKGELKKCTEYLVSRIDCCVFGPGLGSIDEVTKDCLSYVMKKMIKKNIFLILDADIIEFVLTCRDIFYLIQNYQHCLFTPNKNEFKKMIFLLTEDSQNLKFEDLMTTDKIVQQGHKLMRMFDGPKILIKGFYDVFISRDFFFVSSVEDPCLKRPAGLGDVLTGLLAVFLAWAGKKKDKFSPTLKEAFHVDSIDAQNECLDALSAFCGSFFLKYLCREEFKKYHRGLLASDVIKGIPHHFHFLYDGGHEPSLLDHQPRFPD; from the exons ATGGAAGAATATTCCGTCAGTGCAGATCCACAGCTGACTGAGGTCCACCTGAATAGGAAGCTGCCAA ACGAAACGCTGTACCGCCTCCAACAGTACGTCGTGCCTGAGCTATCCCCCAAGGACTACAAAGGATGCGGAGGAAAAGTATGCGTCGTCGGGGGTAGCGAAGTATACAGTGGCGCCCCCTTTCTATCAGCCATGAGCGCCTTAAAACTCGGAGCTGATTTATCCTTCGTCATAACAGCACAGGAAAATGGAATCCCCCTCAAGTGCTACAGCCCAGAACTAATTGTCTACCCATATTTATGCAGCCAAAAGTCAAACATAAACAATATCCCAGgggaagaattaaaaaaaggagaattaaaaaaatgcacggAATATTTGGTCAGTCGAATTGACTGTTGTGTGTTCGGGCCAGGTCTTGGGTCCATCGATGAAGTGACCAAAGACTGTCTTAGCtatgtaatgaaaaaaatgataaaaaaaaatattttcctaatTCTCGACGCCGACATTATTGAATTTGTTTTAACATGTagggatatattttatttaatacaaaattatcaGCATTGTTTATTTACGCCAAATAAGAATGAGTTCAAGAAAatgatttttcttctcacGGAGGATTCCCAAAATTTGAAGTTTGAGGACTTGATGACCACAGACAAAATTGTTCAGCAGGGTCATAAGTTGATGCGGATGTTTGACGGTCCCAAAATACTGATAAAGGGTTTTTACGACGTGTTTATTTCcagggatttttttttcgtttcctccGTTGAGGACCCCTGTTTGAAGAGGCCTGCGGGGCTGGGCGACGTGCTG ACCGGACTGCTGGCCGTTTTCCTCGCCTGGgcagggaagaagaaggataAGTTTTCTCCAACGCTGAAGGAGGCGTTCCACGTGGACTCCATCGACGCACAGAACGAATGCCTGGACGCGCTCTCCGCCTTTTGCGGCAGCTTCTtcttaaaatatttgtgcAGAgaggaatttaaaaagtaccaCCGGGGGCTCCTCGCTTCGGATGTTATAAAAGGAATTCCCCACCACTTCCACTTCCTGTACGATGGGGGACACGAGCCATCCCTCCTCGACCATCAGCCTCGATTTCCTGACTAA
- a CDS encoding 40S ribosomal protein S21 (putative) — MFNDQKVLVDIYIPRKCSATSRLIPAKEHGAVQINVGMVNKNGVYTGETETFAIAGHVRQKGESDACLNRLLHEKKMLSFSN, encoded by the exons ATGTTTAACGACCAGAAAGTATTAGTCGACATTTACATCCCAAGGAAATGCTCGGCTACATCGAGACTCATCCCCGCAAAGGAACACGGAGCTGTTCAAATTAACGTTGGCATG GTTAACAAGAATGGAGTGTACACGGGCGAAACGGAAACCTTTGCCATTGCTGGCCACGTCAGACAGAAGGGAGAATCGGACGCCTGCCTGAATCGTCTCCTCCACGAGAAGAAGATGTTGTCCTTCTCGAATTAG
- a CDS encoding hypothetical protein (putative), giving the protein MNGYPFFKCTDINRRVSRTTSGNLPVYPKIRRHGTIVTTVVRHIYGDIKAFKEHLRTICEAPVREHIGYIEVKGLHTMKIKQWLQHIGF; this is encoded by the exons ATGAATGGCTACCCCTTCTTCAAATGCACAGATATTAACAGGAGG GTCAGCAGGACGACCTCTGGGAATTTACCCGTCTATCCAAAGATAAGGAGACATGGAACGATCGTTACGACTGTTGTGCGCCACATATATGGTGACATAAAG gcGTTCAAGGAACACCTGCGAACCATATGCGAAGCGCCTGTGAGAGAACATATTGGCTATATCGAAGTGAAGGGGCTCCACACGATGAAGATAAAGCAGTGGTTGCAGCACATCGGGTTCTGA
- a CDS encoding hypothetical protein (putative), with protein sequence MSDPGKENAPVSLSDDESSDSYYKSKFKFKKNSIEIKKKSLLKNKIKKNDIEQIIRNDPILSNINRTLETEGEVFCLATNNENSKGEPSYTSDGVAQKRQNGKNGQNAKKPKNGSVVYFKEPTLTHKQINLEDSKDARTDKREHPNGTNGTDDSAPLKNKCAPTSGGMKKSSLSSGKNKNTKKITSGVLNDAYSVDGAKSPPGSAPRGHIGKTVTKNDETKKKELSPLAIIKKHGRLVNQINEIHTSNGEEIEHLRNEYASIKNDLHKIMSIMNVGQRAVSSLK encoded by the exons ATGAGCGACCCGGGGAAGGAAAACGCCCCGGTGAGTCTGTCCGACGACGAGTCCAGTGACTCCTACTACAAGTCAAAGTtcaaattcaaaaaaaattcaatagaaataaaaaagaaaagcctgttaaaaaacaaaataaagaagaatgACATCGAACAGATAATCAGAAACGACCCCATCCTCAGCAATATCAACAGGACGCTCGAAACTGAGGGGGAGGTCTTTTGCCTCGCTACGAATAATGAGAATTCGAAAGGTGAGCCGAGCTATACCTCTGATGGCGTCGCtcagaaaaggcaaaacggGAAGAACGGGCAGAACGCGAAGAAGCCAAAAAACGGCAGCGTCGTCTACTTCAAAGAACCCACGCTCACACACAAACAAATCAACCTCGAGGACAGCAAAGATGCGAGAACGGACAAACGAGAACATCCAAACGGGACAAACGGGACAGATGACAGTGCTCcactaaaaaataaatgcgcCCCTACCAGTGGCGGCATGAAAAAAAGCTCCCTTTCGTccggcaaaaataaaaacacaaaaaaaattacaagtgGGGTCCTCAACGATGCGTACAGCGTGGACGGCGCAAAGTCTCCACCAGGGAGTGCTCCAAGGGGTCACATAGGGAAAACCGTCACAAAGAATGacgaaacgaaaaaaaaggaattgtcCCCTCTCGCCATTATTAAAAAGCACGGTCGACTG GTAAACCAAATCAACGAAATACACACCAGcaatggggaagaaatagAACACCTTCGCAACGAATATGCCTCGATCAAAAATGACCTGCACAAAATTATGAGCATAATGAACGTGGGCCAGCGGGCCGTTTCTTCTTTGAAGTGA
- a CDS encoding 60S ribosomal protein L41 (putative): MAHGASRYKKSRAKMRWKWKKKRTRRLQKKRRKMRQRSR; this comes from the exons ATGGCACATGGGGCCAGTCGTTATAAGAAGTCAAGGGCAAAGATGCGCTGGAAG tggaagaaaaagagaacgAGACGATTGCaaaagaagagaagaaaGATGAGACAGAGATCGAGGTAA